In Sorghum bicolor cultivar BTx623 chromosome 8, Sorghum_bicolor_NCBIv3, whole genome shotgun sequence, one genomic interval encodes:
- the LOC8079857 gene encoding uncharacterized protein LOC8079857 — translation MEGNNLPSGSLMQGAAYGNLDLHHHSHMQMPAPSSGNQAFNHSQMPANFPICLNQVTDSDQLPEFQFGEHGKVSHHHHHHHHQQHAKNSMSDDEEHGVHEDATDSQTSKGKKGSAWHRMKWTDSMVRLLITAASYAGEDPGADLGGGRRSCAMMQKKGKWKAISKVMGERGCLVSPQQCEDKFNDLNKRYKRLTDILGRGTTCRVVANPELLDGMTNLSDKMKDDARKILSSKHLFYEEMCSYHNNNRFSLPEDPALQRSLQLALKSKDEHDARKRASGDADEDDQSADTDYEEENDDEHPMVHVNKGTLPMHKRMRYMAADMEDAGFGNSSSSHDCSRRSDPHSIAVDINKAFPDGTNLALVQKDLATQSAEIEKQRMEIEVEALELAKQRLKWEIFSKKKDRELEKMRLENEQMKMENRRLELEVRDKELELERKLQGSGSHAMT, via the coding sequence ATGGAAGGGAATAACCTACCCTCTGGAAGCTTGATGCAAGGAGCAGCTTATGGTAATTTGGACTTGCATCATCACAGCCATATGCAAATGCCTGCACCAAGCTCTGGAAACCAGGCTTTCAACCACTCTCAGATGCCTGCCAATTTCCCCATTTGTCTGAACCAGGTTACAGATTCGGATCAGCTGCCTGAATTTCAATTTGGAGAGCACGGCAAGGTCAGtcaccaccatcaccatcaccatcaccagCAGCACGCAAAGAATAGCatgagtgatgatgaggagcatGGTGTGCATGAGGATGCCACTGATAGCCAGACCAGCAAGGGAAAGAAGGGTTCTGCATGGCATCGGATGAAGTGGACTGATTCGATGGTTAGGCTTTTAATTACTGCAGCATCCTATGCCGGGGAGGATCCAGGAGCTGATTTAGGAGGTGGTAGGAGAAGCTGTGCAATGATGCAGAAGAAAGGCAAGTGGAAGGCCATATCAAAAGTCATGGGTGAGCGAGGCTGCCTCGTGTCGCCACAGCAGTGTGAGGATAAGTTCAATGACCTCAATAAGAGGTATAAAAGGCTTACAGATATCCTTGGTCGGGGTACTACTTGCAGAGTTGTGGCGAATCCAGAACTTCTGGATGGCATGACTAATCTCTCTGATAAGATGAAAGATGATGCAAGGAAGATTTTGAGCTCTAAGCACTTGTTCTATGAAGAGATGTGCTCCTATCACAACAATAATAGGTTCAGTTTACCTGAAGATCCTGCACTTCAGCGTTCATTGCAGCTTGCTCTTAAGTCTAAAGATGAGCATGATGCAAGGAAGAGAGCAAGTGGAGATGCTGATGAAGATGATCAAAGTGCAGATACTGATTATGAGGAAGAGAATGATGATGAGCATCCCATGGTGCATGTCAATAAGGGGACCCTACCCATGCATAAAAGAATGCGGTACATGGCTGCGGATATGGAAGATGCAGGTTTCGGCAACTCTTCCAGCTCACATGACTGTAGCAGGAGATCTGACCCCCATAGCATTGCAGTGGACATCAACAAAGCTTTTCCAGATGGAACTAACTTGGCTTTGGTGCAAAAAGACTTGGCTACACAGTCTGCGGAGATTGAGAAACAGCGCATGGAAATTGAAGTTGAGGCATTGGAGCTTGCAAAGCAACGTCTCAAGTGGGAGATATTTAGTAAGAAGAAGGACAGAGAGCTAGAAAAGATGAGGTTGGAAAATGAACAGATGAAGATGGAGAATAGACGTTTGGAGCTAGAGGTAAGAGACAAGGAGTTGGAGCTTGAACGCAAGTTACAAGGCAGTGGCAGTCATGCAATGACATGA